A genomic region of Mycobacterium senriense contains the following coding sequences:
- a CDS encoding NDMA-dependent alcohol dehydrogenase: protein MKTTAAVLWEVGQKWSVEDVELDDPLPGEVRVRLAASGLCHSDDHGVKGDMPIGLPIVGGHEGAGVVEEVGAGVTRLTPGDHVVMAFMPACGHCRWCASGNSVLCDYGAVIMAGMPIVDGKPRTHARGQGLARMSLLGTFSPYAVVHQDSCVKIDDDIPLELASLVGCGVATGFGAAVNRAQVGPGDTVVVVGCGGVGSSAIQGSRIAGAEVIVAVDPVPFRRQQAELLGATHSVASMEEAMPLVTELTRGVMADKTIMTASLMSGDMLMPLMLLTRKGGRACLTSVAPPTVTNVDVVLVDVILSQKEIVGNVFGGCNPHADLPRLLSLYKRGELKLKELITKTYRLEQVNEGYDDLLSGTIMRGMITF from the coding sequence GTGAAAACAACGGCGGCGGTCTTGTGGGAAGTCGGGCAGAAGTGGAGTGTTGAGGACGTCGAACTCGACGACCCGCTGCCCGGCGAAGTGCGGGTCAGGCTCGCCGCCAGCGGCCTATGTCACTCCGACGACCATGGTGTCAAGGGAGACATGCCAATTGGTCTTCCGATCGTGGGTGGACACGAGGGCGCCGGTGTCGTGGAAGAGGTCGGCGCCGGGGTGACGCGGCTCACGCCGGGTGACCACGTTGTGATGGCCTTCATGCCGGCGTGCGGGCACTGCCGGTGGTGCGCGAGCGGTAATTCAGTGTTGTGCGACTACGGTGCCGTCATCATGGCCGGAATGCCGATCGTGGACGGCAAACCGCGCACCCATGCTCGCGGACAAGGTTTGGCCCGGATGTCGTTGTTGGGCACTTTCAGCCCGTACGCCGTGGTTCACCAAGACTCGTGCGTGAAGATCGATGACGACATCCCGCTGGAGCTGGCTTCGCTCGTGGGATGCGGCGTGGCAACGGGATTCGGGGCGGCGGTCAATCGCGCACAGGTTGGTCCAGGGGACACCGTCGTCGTGGTTGGGTGCGGCGGCGTCGGGTCGAGTGCCATCCAGGGGTCGCGGATCGCCGGCGCCGAGGTCATCGTTGCGGTCGATCCGGTGCCGTTCCGCCGGCAGCAGGCCGAGTTGCTCGGTGCCACCCACTCGGTCGCGTCGATGGAGGAGGCGATGCCTCTAGTCACCGAGCTGACCCGGGGTGTCATGGCCGACAAAACCATCATGACGGCAAGCCTGATGAGTGGCGACATGCTGATGCCCCTCATGCTGCTGACCCGCAAGGGCGGTCGCGCCTGCCTGACATCCGTCGCGCCTCCTACCGTGACCAACGTCGACGTCGTGCTGGTCGACGTGATCCTCAGCCAGAAAGAGATCGTCGGCAACGTGTTCGGAGGGTGCAACCCGCACGCCGACCTGCCCCGTCTGCTCTCGTTGTACAAACGGGGCGAACTCAAGCTCAAGGAGCTCATCACCAAGACCTACCGCCTCGAGCAGGTCAACGAGGGCTACGACGATTTGCTCAGCGGAACCATCATGCGCGGCATGATCACGTTCTGA
- a CDS encoding cytochrome P450, with protein MLAYAREKCPVAHTDADGGGQYMVFRYEDVRRILEDPYTFSSKGVAPRPSPVGLNPLDADPPYQPDLRKILNPLFTRTFLTKFEPELRKNAAELIDGFIGNGRFDFVREFAGPFVGNALSRAVFNEDDPVRMAQAQDVVVRVAVEGTDEAYGELVALSVQYLAEQTENPNPANEVMNAISTGTVEGGRHLTEMERLGVVAVLFLGGLDTTRGALGGIAHQLAIHPELETRLRDPAWIRQDMDELIRLTSPVGCLGRTATKDVEVGGLQIKAGEQILVRFDSANRDETHFEDASHLRFDLRRGGHVGFGLGLHRCLGAHFARIQIAIAFDELLKRITNLRLADPEAEVHWAAGIANGPESLPLVFDVVH; from the coding sequence GTGCTCGCGTACGCCCGCGAAAAATGCCCTGTCGCGCACACTGATGCCGACGGCGGTGGCCAGTACATGGTCTTCCGGTACGAGGATGTGCGACGAATTCTGGAAGATCCATACACCTTCTCGTCGAAGGGTGTGGCGCCTCGGCCGTCTCCGGTGGGACTGAACCCACTGGACGCCGATCCGCCCTATCAGCCTGATCTGCGCAAGATTCTGAACCCCCTTTTCACCCGCACCTTCCTGACGAAGTTCGAGCCTGAACTGCGCAAGAACGCAGCCGAGTTGATCGATGGATTCATTGGCAACGGTCGGTTCGATTTCGTCCGGGAATTCGCCGGGCCGTTCGTCGGAAACGCCTTGTCGCGCGCCGTTTTTAACGAAGACGACCCCGTGCGAATGGCGCAGGCCCAAGACGTGGTGGTCCGCGTCGCGGTCGAAGGAACCGACGAGGCGTACGGCGAACTCGTCGCGCTGTCCGTGCAGTACCTCGCCGAACAGACGGAAAACCCCAATCCGGCCAACGAAGTGATGAACGCCATCTCCACCGGGACCGTCGAAGGCGGTAGACACCTCACCGAGATGGAGCGACTCGGCGTCGTGGCCGTGCTGTTCCTCGGAGGCCTGGATACCACGCGGGGTGCGCTGGGCGGTATCGCCCATCAGTTGGCAATTCATCCCGAGTTGGAAACGCGGCTCCGCGACCCTGCCTGGATCCGCCAGGACATGGATGAGCTCATCCGGCTGACCTCGCCGGTCGGCTGTCTCGGGCGAACGGCCACCAAGGACGTCGAAGTCGGCGGATTGCAGATCAAAGCGGGCGAGCAGATCCTGGTGCGGTTCGACTCGGCGAACCGCGACGAGACGCACTTCGAGGATGCCTCGCACCTGAGGTTCGATCTGCGTCGCGGCGGCCATGTCGGGTTCGGGCTCGGGTTGCACCGTTGCCTGGGAGCCCATTTCGCCAGAATCCAGATCGCGATCGCCTTCGACGAGCTCTTGAAACGGATCACGAACTTGCGCCTCGCCGACCCCGAGGCCGAAGTCCATTGGGCGGCGGGAATCGCGAACGGCCCGGAGAGTTTGCCCTTGGTTTTCGACGTGGTCCACTGA